In Macrobrachium rosenbergii isolate ZJJX-2024 chromosome 47, ASM4041242v1, whole genome shotgun sequence, the following are encoded in one genomic region:
- the LOC136830689 gene encoding protein kinase C-binding protein NELL2a-like isoform X2 produces MPMRILLYSLLNCQVMFALAWDLHSVELMHRTGSGFAESGGGGRQVDVIESLQLWNTTYQGLTVIPGPRPFAPAVFLQGESREVRVSDAVLASAASLLSGSREFTVMATLQQEDRNAGTILAFSRGNQHFLELQASGRKDEIRLHYIHNGAVHVETFPYRIADQRWHKVSVVVSGNQVELWVDCSRVYRRLAPSPVTNLTALASLAPPVDPADPTLSQDPSFRDAPIALYLGQRNAKHFLFKGALQDVRLVSGAAGYLLQCPQADADCPTCGQFQVLSDQVVQLQQLVTQLATRLTESEARLAAVEECDCQRSCRVNGTVRQDGATWKSGCEICSCVHGEVTCRPIPCPGVTCKNPVYTEGECCPVCLKQCSLKGVVYDHGEVVSPRQCVDCECRDGKMQCRRIDPEETCPPLPCPENEQFTVPGQCCKFCPDVDYCAQGHDCHANATCINLQTTYACHCNTGFTGSNGRLCTDIDECQEVGAHHGHYCQAHTYCINTIGSYICQCEDGYVRVDELTCVERDECSEGAHQCHEHASCTNTRGGYHCTCHEGYAGDGFDCKPVCNATCENGGMCVAPGVCECRRGFRGQACELDVDECALDLHRCHPNSRCVNLPGWYTCHCLPGYTSLLADNSQGLLCQDVDECTAGTSTCHETATCINTEGSFLCTCENGTACSHGCVINGVERPHGDVWTPTGSECSQCTCSEGTVTCNRFVCDCSDPNVDTKCCPHCDPRASCTHQAQPHITFHSGQRWIYQCQTCECLYGEIDCWPLECPPVQCSSPEKMPGDCCHRCPDDPCMAPEGTNTSIGANEPMLDSANPQGCHYLGAIYPPGAEWAALNDDCITCRCQMPYCWEGGGRGGAFRVHRVDGCVVVTTAAAWVVGTGLPFHLPSMVLRGLEILHLLLWGVLMYLVVPILHCFTALWQLLLRLPQMWMGPVTISLKRLLRSSRGINSTTPVLPTPRRPPDLPHILMPPWWWALKTMWVVLSSPMMCLRHLPHWGQLVIVTLQRLLGCQPVGSIDSYIEILTQGSDLVKHNYSGSAERGRKKVSHKLSRAQDSSCLILSLEATSST; encoded by the exons GGTTTGCGGAGAGTGGCGGTGGAGGGCGGCAGGTGGATGTCATAGAATCGCTCCAGCTTTGGAACACCACCTACCAGGGACTCACCGTCATCCCTGGTCCTCGACCTTTCGCCCCGGCTGTTTTCCTACAAG GTGAATCGCGGGAAGTTCGGGTAAGCGACGCTGTGCTGGCTTCAGCGGCTTCCTTGCTGAGTGGTTCCCGCGAGTTCACAGTCATGGCAACGCTGCAGCAAGAGGACCGAAATGCCGGCACCATCCTCGCCTTCTCCCGTGGCAATCAGCACTTCCTCGAGCTGCAGGCGTCCGGCAGGAAGGACGAGATTAGGTTACATTACATCCACAATGGTGCAGTTCACGTCGAGACCTTCCCCTATCGAATCGCAGACCAACGGTGGCACAAG GTGTCAGTAGTAGTGAGTGGCAATCAAGTGGAGCTGTGGGTGGACTGTTCCCGTGTTTATCGTCGCTTGGCGCCATCCCCTGTAACCAACTTGACTGCCTTAGCTTCTCTCGCTCCGCCGGTCGACCCAGCTGACCCAACTCTTAGCCAAGACCCTTCGTTTCGTGACGCCCCCATAGCTCTCTATTTAGGACAACGCAAtgctaaacattttttattcaag GGAGCACTACAAGATGTCCGCCTGGTTTCTGGAGCAGCCGGTTACTTGTTGCAGTGCCCCCAAGCCGACGCAGATTGCCCCACTTGTGGACAATTCCAAGTTCTCTCTGACCAAGTCGTTCAATTACAGCAACTTGTCACACAGCTGGCAACACGA ttaacAGAATCAGAAGCACGTTTAGCTGCTGTGGAGGAGTGTGACTGCCAAAGGTCGTGTCGTGTCAACGGCACAGTCAGACAGGATGGTGCTACGTGGAAAAGTGGCTGTGAAATCTGCTCATGTGTG CATGGTGAAGTAACGTGTCGACCAATCCCTTGTCCAGGAGTGACGTGCAAAAATCCTGTCTACACGGAAGGAGAGTGTTGTCCAGTATGCTTAA AACAATGTTCACTTAAAGGTGTTGTATATGATCATGGAGAAGTTGTGTCACCCCGCCAATGTGTAGATTGTGAGTGTCGAGATGGCAAAATGCAATGTAGAAGAATTGACCCAGAGGAAACGTGTCCACCCCTTCCGTGCCCCGAAAACGAACAATTTACAGTACCCGGGCAATGTTGTAAGTTTTGCCCCGATGTCGATTACTGTGCTCAAGGCCATGACTGCCATGCTAACGCTACCTGCATTAACCTTCAGACAACCTATGCTTGCCACTGCAACACTGGTTTCACGGGCAGTAATGGAAGACTTTGTACAG ATATTGACGAATGTCAAGAAGTGGGCGCTCATCATGGCCATTATTGTCAAGCTCATACCTATTGCATCAATACCATTGGATCTTACATCTGTCAGTGCGAAGATGGCTACGTAAGGGTTGATGAGCTTACCTGTGTCGAGCGAGACGAATGTAGTGAGGGGGCTCATCAGTGTCATGAACATGCCTCCTGCACCAATACTCGCGGTGGTTACCATTGCACATGTCACGAGGGATATGCTGGAGATGGATTTGACTGCAAGC CTGTTTGTAATGCCACTTGTGAAAATGGTGGAATGTGTGTGGCCCCTGGAGTTTGTGAGTGTCGTCGCGGATTCAGAGGACAAGCATGCGAGTTAGATGTTGATGAATGTGCATTAGATTTACATCGCTGTCATCCTAACTCACGTTGTGTTAATCTGCCCGGATGGTACACATGCCACTGTCTGCCAGGGTACACTTCTCTTCTTGCAGACAATAGCCAAGGCCTCTTATGTCAAG aTGTGGATGAATGTACTGCTGGAACCTCTACATGCCATGAGACAGCTACTTGTATAAATACAGAAGGATCCTTTTTATGTACCTGTGAAAATGGCACAGCCTGCTCTCATG GTTGTGTTATAAATGGAGTAGAACGACCACATGGTGATGTGTGGACCCCTACAGGTTCTGAATGCTCTCAGTGTACATGCTCTGAGGGCACAGTTACCTGTAACCGTTTTGTCTGTGATTGCTCTGATCCCAACGTTGATACTAAATGCTGCCCCCACTGTGATCCACGTGCCTCATGTACCCATCAGGCACAACCACACATCACTTTCCACAGTGGACAACGTTGGATATACCAGTGCCAGACTTGTGAATGTCTT tatggaGAGATTGACTGCTGGCCATTGGAATGCCCACCTGTACAGTGTTCTTCGCCTGAGAAGATGCCAGGTGACTGCTGTCATCGCTGCCCAGATGATCCGTGTATGGCTCCTGAAGGAACTAACACCAGTATAGGGGCCAATGAACCAATGCTTGATTCAGCAAATCCGCAAGGATGTCATTATCTAGGCGCCATCTATCCACCTGGTGCTGAGTGGGCGGCACTGAATGACGACTGCATCACTTGCAGATGTCAG ATGCCGTACTGCTGGGAGGGTGGAGGTCGGGGTGGCGCGTTCCGTGTACACCG GGTGGACGGGTGTGTTGTCGTTACCACAGCAGCTGCATGGGTGGTGGGTACTGGCCTACCATTCCATTTGCCTTCCATGGTGCTTCGTGGGTTGGAAATATTACACCTACTACTGTGGGGAGTGCTAATGTACTTGGTAGTTCCCATTCTTCACTGTTTCACAGCTTTGTGGCAGCTATTACTAAGACTACCACAGATGTGGATGGGACCGGTAACAATATCTCTAAAACGTTTACTAAGAAGTTCAAGAGGAATAAACAGCACCACCCCAGTCCTGCCAACGCCCCGCCGACCACCAGACCTGCCCCACATTCTTATGCCTCCTTGGTGGTGGGCACTAAAAACCATGTGGGTAGTGCTCTCCTCTCCTATGATGTGCCTCAGACATTTGCCCCACTGGGGACAATTAGTGATAGTGACATTGCAAAGACTACTGGGTTGCCAACCGGTTGGCAGTATAGACAGTTATATCGAAATCCTAACTCAAGGATCCGATCTCGTAAAGCACAATTATTCAGGGAGCGCCGAGAGAGGCAGAAAAAAAGTGAGCCATAAGCTTAGTAGGGCACAAGACAGTTCGTGCCTCATTTTATCCCTTGAAGCCACATCCTCCACCTGA
- the LOC136830689 gene encoding protein kinase C-binding protein NELL2a-like isoform X7, with the protein MTWVRPPQGLNPPPAPPRLWLLVLLISPVLYTPGFAESGGGGRQVDVIESLQLWNTTYQGLTVIPGPRPFAPAVFLQGESREVRVSDAVLASAASLLSGSREFTVMATLQQEDRNAGTILAFSRGNQHFLELQASGRKDEIRLHYIHNGAVHVETFPYRIADQRWHKVSVVVSGNQVELWVDCSRVYRRLAPSPVTNLTALASLAPPVDPADPTLSQDPSFRDAPIALYLGQRNAKHFLFKGALQDVRLVSGAAGYLLQCPQADADCPTCGQFQVLSDQVVQLQQLVTQLATRLTESEARLAAVEECDCQRSCRVNGTVRQDGATWKSGCEICSCVHGEVTCRPIPCPGVTCKNPVYTEGECCPVCLKQCSLKGVVYDHGEVVSPRQCVDCECRDGKMQCRRIDPEETCPPLPCPENEQFTVPGQCCKFCPDVDYCAQGHDCHANATCINLQTTYACHCNTGFTGSNGRLCTDIDECQEVGAHHGHYCQAHTYCINTIGSYICQCEDGYVRVDELTCVERDECSEGAHQCHEHASCTNTRGGYHCTCHEGYAGDGFDCKPVCNATCENGGMCVAPGVCECRRGFRGQACELDVDECALDLHRCHPNSRCVNLPGWYTCHCLPGYTSLLADNSQGLLCQDVDECTAGTSTCHETATCINTEGSFLCTCENGTACSHGCVINGVERPHGDVWTPTGSECSQCTCSEGTVTCNRFVCDCSDPNVDTKCCPHCDPRASCTHQAQPHITFHSGQRWIYQCQTCECLYGEIDCWPLECPPVQCSSPEKMPGDCCHRCPDDPCMAPEGTNTSIGANEPMLDSANPQGCHYLGAIYPPGAEWAALNDDCITCRCQVASSLKSGGFTVQYQKLVKHYYNSN; encoded by the exons GGTTTGCGGAGAGTGGCGGTGGAGGGCGGCAGGTGGATGTCATAGAATCGCTCCAGCTTTGGAACACCACCTACCAGGGACTCACCGTCATCCCTGGTCCTCGACCTTTCGCCCCGGCTGTTTTCCTACAAG GTGAATCGCGGGAAGTTCGGGTAAGCGACGCTGTGCTGGCTTCAGCGGCTTCCTTGCTGAGTGGTTCCCGCGAGTTCACAGTCATGGCAACGCTGCAGCAAGAGGACCGAAATGCCGGCACCATCCTCGCCTTCTCCCGTGGCAATCAGCACTTCCTCGAGCTGCAGGCGTCCGGCAGGAAGGACGAGATTAGGTTACATTACATCCACAATGGTGCAGTTCACGTCGAGACCTTCCCCTATCGAATCGCAGACCAACGGTGGCACAAG GTGTCAGTAGTAGTGAGTGGCAATCAAGTGGAGCTGTGGGTGGACTGTTCCCGTGTTTATCGTCGCTTGGCGCCATCCCCTGTAACCAACTTGACTGCCTTAGCTTCTCTCGCTCCGCCGGTCGACCCAGCTGACCCAACTCTTAGCCAAGACCCTTCGTTTCGTGACGCCCCCATAGCTCTCTATTTAGGACAACGCAAtgctaaacattttttattcaag GGAGCACTACAAGATGTCCGCCTGGTTTCTGGAGCAGCCGGTTACTTGTTGCAGTGCCCCCAAGCCGACGCAGATTGCCCCACTTGTGGACAATTCCAAGTTCTCTCTGACCAAGTCGTTCAATTACAGCAACTTGTCACACAGCTGGCAACACGA ttaacAGAATCAGAAGCACGTTTAGCTGCTGTGGAGGAGTGTGACTGCCAAAGGTCGTGTCGTGTCAACGGCACAGTCAGACAGGATGGTGCTACGTGGAAAAGTGGCTGTGAAATCTGCTCATGTGTG CATGGTGAAGTAACGTGTCGACCAATCCCTTGTCCAGGAGTGACGTGCAAAAATCCTGTCTACACGGAAGGAGAGTGTTGTCCAGTATGCTTAA AACAATGTTCACTTAAAGGTGTTGTATATGATCATGGAGAAGTTGTGTCACCCCGCCAATGTGTAGATTGTGAGTGTCGAGATGGCAAAATGCAATGTAGAAGAATTGACCCAGAGGAAACGTGTCCACCCCTTCCGTGCCCCGAAAACGAACAATTTACAGTACCCGGGCAATGTTGTAAGTTTTGCCCCGATGTCGATTACTGTGCTCAAGGCCATGACTGCCATGCTAACGCTACCTGCATTAACCTTCAGACAACCTATGCTTGCCACTGCAACACTGGTTTCACGGGCAGTAATGGAAGACTTTGTACAG ATATTGACGAATGTCAAGAAGTGGGCGCTCATCATGGCCATTATTGTCAAGCTCATACCTATTGCATCAATACCATTGGATCTTACATCTGTCAGTGCGAAGATGGCTACGTAAGGGTTGATGAGCTTACCTGTGTCGAGCGAGACGAATGTAGTGAGGGGGCTCATCAGTGTCATGAACATGCCTCCTGCACCAATACTCGCGGTGGTTACCATTGCACATGTCACGAGGGATATGCTGGAGATGGATTTGACTGCAAGC CTGTTTGTAATGCCACTTGTGAAAATGGTGGAATGTGTGTGGCCCCTGGAGTTTGTGAGTGTCGTCGCGGATTCAGAGGACAAGCATGCGAGTTAGATGTTGATGAATGTGCATTAGATTTACATCGCTGTCATCCTAACTCACGTTGTGTTAATCTGCCCGGATGGTACACATGCCACTGTCTGCCAGGGTACACTTCTCTTCTTGCAGACAATAGCCAAGGCCTCTTATGTCAAG aTGTGGATGAATGTACTGCTGGAACCTCTACATGCCATGAGACAGCTACTTGTATAAATACAGAAGGATCCTTTTTATGTACCTGTGAAAATGGCACAGCCTGCTCTCATG GTTGTGTTATAAATGGAGTAGAACGACCACATGGTGATGTGTGGACCCCTACAGGTTCTGAATGCTCTCAGTGTACATGCTCTGAGGGCACAGTTACCTGTAACCGTTTTGTCTGTGATTGCTCTGATCCCAACGTTGATACTAAATGCTGCCCCCACTGTGATCCACGTGCCTCATGTACCCATCAGGCACAACCACACATCACTTTCCACAGTGGACAACGTTGGATATACCAGTGCCAGACTTGTGAATGTCTT tatggaGAGATTGACTGCTGGCCATTGGAATGCCCACCTGTACAGTGTTCTTCGCCTGAGAAGATGCCAGGTGACTGCTGTCATCGCTGCCCAGATGATCCGTGTATGGCTCCTGAAGGAACTAACACCAGTATAGGGGCCAATGAACCAATGCTTGATTCAGCAAATCCGCAAGGATGTCATTATCTAGGCGCCATCTATCCACCTGGTGCTGAGTGGGCGGCACTGAATGACGACTGCATCACTTGCAGATGTCAG GTGGCATCTTCTTTGAAAAGTGGAGgatttacagtacagtatcagAAATTGGTAAAACACTACTATAATAGCAACTAG
- the LOC136830689 gene encoding protein kinase C-binding protein NELL2a-like isoform X6, whose product MPMRILLYSLLNCQVMFALAWDLHSVELMHRTGSGFAESGGGGRQVDVIESLQLWNTTYQGLTVIPGPRPFAPAVFLQGESREVRVSDAVLASAASLLSGSREFTVMATLQQEDRNAGTILAFSRGNQHFLELQASGRKDEIRLHYIHNGAVHVETFPYRIADQRWHKVSVVVSGNQVELWVDCSRVYRRLAPSPVTNLTALASLAPPVDPADPTLSQDPSFRDAPIALYLGQRNAKHFLFKGALQDVRLVSGAAGYLLQCPQADADCPTCGQFQVLSDQVVQLQQLVTQLATRLTESEARLAAVEECDCQRSCRVNGTVRQDGATWKSGCEICSCVHGEVTCRPIPCPGVTCKNPVYTEGECCPVCLKQCSLKGVVYDHGEVVSPRQCVDCECRDGKMQCRRIDPEETCPPLPCPENEQFTVPGQCCKFCPDVDYCAQGHDCHANATCINLQTTYACHCNTGFTGSNGRLCTDIDECQEVGAHHGHYCQAHTYCINTIGSYICQCEDGYVRVDELTCVERDECSEGAHQCHEHASCTNTRGGYHCTCHEGYAGDGFDCKPVCNATCENGGMCVAPGVCECRRGFRGQACELDVDECALDLHRCHPNSRCVNLPGWYTCHCLPGYTSLLADNSQGLLCQDVDECTAGTSTCHETATCINTEGSFLCTCENGTACSHGCVINGVERPHGDVWTPTGSECSQCTCSEGTVTCNRFVCDCSDPNVDTKCCPHCDPRASCTHQAQPHITFHSGQRWIYQCQTCECLYGEIDCWPLECPPVQCSSPEKMPGDCCHRCPDDPCMAPEGTNTSIGANEPMLDSANPQGCHYLGAIYPPGAEWAALNDDCITCRCQVASSLKSGGFTVQYQKLVKHYYNSN is encoded by the exons GGTTTGCGGAGAGTGGCGGTGGAGGGCGGCAGGTGGATGTCATAGAATCGCTCCAGCTTTGGAACACCACCTACCAGGGACTCACCGTCATCCCTGGTCCTCGACCTTTCGCCCCGGCTGTTTTCCTACAAG GTGAATCGCGGGAAGTTCGGGTAAGCGACGCTGTGCTGGCTTCAGCGGCTTCCTTGCTGAGTGGTTCCCGCGAGTTCACAGTCATGGCAACGCTGCAGCAAGAGGACCGAAATGCCGGCACCATCCTCGCCTTCTCCCGTGGCAATCAGCACTTCCTCGAGCTGCAGGCGTCCGGCAGGAAGGACGAGATTAGGTTACATTACATCCACAATGGTGCAGTTCACGTCGAGACCTTCCCCTATCGAATCGCAGACCAACGGTGGCACAAG GTGTCAGTAGTAGTGAGTGGCAATCAAGTGGAGCTGTGGGTGGACTGTTCCCGTGTTTATCGTCGCTTGGCGCCATCCCCTGTAACCAACTTGACTGCCTTAGCTTCTCTCGCTCCGCCGGTCGACCCAGCTGACCCAACTCTTAGCCAAGACCCTTCGTTTCGTGACGCCCCCATAGCTCTCTATTTAGGACAACGCAAtgctaaacattttttattcaag GGAGCACTACAAGATGTCCGCCTGGTTTCTGGAGCAGCCGGTTACTTGTTGCAGTGCCCCCAAGCCGACGCAGATTGCCCCACTTGTGGACAATTCCAAGTTCTCTCTGACCAAGTCGTTCAATTACAGCAACTTGTCACACAGCTGGCAACACGA ttaacAGAATCAGAAGCACGTTTAGCTGCTGTGGAGGAGTGTGACTGCCAAAGGTCGTGTCGTGTCAACGGCACAGTCAGACAGGATGGTGCTACGTGGAAAAGTGGCTGTGAAATCTGCTCATGTGTG CATGGTGAAGTAACGTGTCGACCAATCCCTTGTCCAGGAGTGACGTGCAAAAATCCTGTCTACACGGAAGGAGAGTGTTGTCCAGTATGCTTAA AACAATGTTCACTTAAAGGTGTTGTATATGATCATGGAGAAGTTGTGTCACCCCGCCAATGTGTAGATTGTGAGTGTCGAGATGGCAAAATGCAATGTAGAAGAATTGACCCAGAGGAAACGTGTCCACCCCTTCCGTGCCCCGAAAACGAACAATTTACAGTACCCGGGCAATGTTGTAAGTTTTGCCCCGATGTCGATTACTGTGCTCAAGGCCATGACTGCCATGCTAACGCTACCTGCATTAACCTTCAGACAACCTATGCTTGCCACTGCAACACTGGTTTCACGGGCAGTAATGGAAGACTTTGTACAG ATATTGACGAATGTCAAGAAGTGGGCGCTCATCATGGCCATTATTGTCAAGCTCATACCTATTGCATCAATACCATTGGATCTTACATCTGTCAGTGCGAAGATGGCTACGTAAGGGTTGATGAGCTTACCTGTGTCGAGCGAGACGAATGTAGTGAGGGGGCTCATCAGTGTCATGAACATGCCTCCTGCACCAATACTCGCGGTGGTTACCATTGCACATGTCACGAGGGATATGCTGGAGATGGATTTGACTGCAAGC CTGTTTGTAATGCCACTTGTGAAAATGGTGGAATGTGTGTGGCCCCTGGAGTTTGTGAGTGTCGTCGCGGATTCAGAGGACAAGCATGCGAGTTAGATGTTGATGAATGTGCATTAGATTTACATCGCTGTCATCCTAACTCACGTTGTGTTAATCTGCCCGGATGGTACACATGCCACTGTCTGCCAGGGTACACTTCTCTTCTTGCAGACAATAGCCAAGGCCTCTTATGTCAAG aTGTGGATGAATGTACTGCTGGAACCTCTACATGCCATGAGACAGCTACTTGTATAAATACAGAAGGATCCTTTTTATGTACCTGTGAAAATGGCACAGCCTGCTCTCATG GTTGTGTTATAAATGGAGTAGAACGACCACATGGTGATGTGTGGACCCCTACAGGTTCTGAATGCTCTCAGTGTACATGCTCTGAGGGCACAGTTACCTGTAACCGTTTTGTCTGTGATTGCTCTGATCCCAACGTTGATACTAAATGCTGCCCCCACTGTGATCCACGTGCCTCATGTACCCATCAGGCACAACCACACATCACTTTCCACAGTGGACAACGTTGGATATACCAGTGCCAGACTTGTGAATGTCTT tatggaGAGATTGACTGCTGGCCATTGGAATGCCCACCTGTACAGTGTTCTTCGCCTGAGAAGATGCCAGGTGACTGCTGTCATCGCTGCCCAGATGATCCGTGTATGGCTCCTGAAGGAACTAACACCAGTATAGGGGCCAATGAACCAATGCTTGATTCAGCAAATCCGCAAGGATGTCATTATCTAGGCGCCATCTATCCACCTGGTGCTGAGTGGGCGGCACTGAATGACGACTGCATCACTTGCAGATGTCAG GTGGCATCTTCTTTGAAAAGTGGAGgatttacagtacagtatcagAAATTGGTAAAACACTACTATAATAGCAACTAG